In Mercurialis annua linkage group LG6, ddMerAnnu1.2, whole genome shotgun sequence, the following are encoded in one genomic region:
- the LOC126687844 gene encoding uncharacterized protein LOC126687844, whose protein sequence is MFAVGRLKGDWVSSLSSCGILLHWVSTNKLKRLSFWGITKPHNCSWSWRNLLKIRDQIIGFFDYKLGKGSRFSFWYDPWLNGRSVTETFPEVKILDADIPKQAVVSDVWKDNNWMLPDPIDESTYAAWDHIKSNYRVNLEIEDVIRWKNQKNGSFTIKSLWNSLNPTNSRVSWHSLVWFPEHIPRHSFITWIALKGRLQTRDKLLRWKIINCNVCPLCNAAAENIPHLFFECSYSKRIWESILVSLNFHRLVLDWRREISFLSRRCKGRSKETKKRKISFCAAVYWIWKARNEAVFNQKIMSTEMVAFRIKEVARARLNL, encoded by the coding sequence TTGGGTCTCAACCAATAAGCTGAAAAGGCTTAGCTTTTGGGGAATCACAAAACCTCATAATTGTTCATGGAGCTGGAGGAACCTGCTGAAAATAAGGGACCAGATCATTGGATTCTTTGATTATAAATTGGGTAAAGGAAGTAGATTTTCCTTTTGGTATGACCCATGGCTCAATGGGAGATCAGTGACTGAAACTTTCCCGGAGGTAAAGATCCTTGATGCAGACATTCCTAAACAAGCAGTTGTCAGTGATGTTTGGAAGGATAATAATTGGATGTTACCAGATCCAATAGATGAGAGCACATACGCAGCTTGGGATCATATCAAGAGCAATTACAGGGTTAACTTGGAGATAGAAGATGTGATTAGAtggaagaatcaaaagaatggCAGCTTTACCATCAAGAGTCTTTGGAATAGTTTAAATCCAACTAACAGTAGAGTGTCTTGGCACTCTTTAGTTTGGTTCCCTGAGCATATCCCTAGGCACTCATTCATTACCTGGATTGCTTTAAAGGGGAGGTTACAAACCAGAGATAAGTTACTAAGGTGGAAGATCATTAACTGCAATGTCTGTCCCCTCTGTAATGCAGCTGCTGAAAATATTCCCCATCTTTTCTTTGAGTGTTCTTATTCCAAAAGAATTTGGGAATCTATCCTGGTTAGCTTAAACTTTCATAGACTGGTGCTTGACTGGAGGAGAGAAATAAGCTTTCTTAGCAGGAGATGTAAAGGTAGATCTAAGGAAACTAAGAAGAGGAAGATAAGTTTTTGTGCTGCAGTCTACTGGATCTGGAAAGCTAGAAATGAAGCTGTCTTTAACCAGAAGATTATGTCCACTGAGATGGTGGCCTTTAGAATCAAGGAAGTTGCTAGAGCTAGGCTGAATCTGTAA
- the LOC126654134 gene encoding GDSL esterase/lipase At1g09390-like isoform X2 translates to MIFGTPNGRAYFSKPSGRLSDGRLIIDFLIESVNSSYLTPYLEPLGPNFRYGVNFAFAGAATSPRFKPFSLDVQVLQFTHFRTRSPELLLKGYKELVSEEDFKDALYLFDIGQNDLAGSFEYLSYNEVIAKIPSIIDEIDYAIQGIYKQGGRNFWVHNTGPLGCLPRILSITEKHAGDFDEHGCLEPLNTAAKEFNQQLHALCEELRSELDDSTIVYVDMYSVKYDLFANPATYGFVNPLMACCGYGGAPYNYNKSVSCGVSGHNVCDGGSKYINWDGVHYTEAANAIVASKILSTNYSTPPINFNFFCNK, encoded by the exons ATGATTTTTGGAACCCCCAATGGTCGTGCTTACTTCAGCAAGCCATCCGGTCGGTTGTCTGATGGTCGATTGATCATTGATTTCTTGA TTGAAAGTGTGAACTCTAGTTACTTGACACCATATCTTGAACCTCTGGGGCCAAATTTTAGATATGGAGTTAACTTTGCCTTTGCTGGTGCTGCTACGTCTCCTAGATTTAAACCGTTTAGCTTGGACGTTCAAGTTCTTCAGTTCACTCACTTCCGAACTCGCTCTCCAGAGCTACTATTAAAAG GATATAAGGAATTGGTTAGTGAGGAAGATTTCAAGGATGCTCTGTACTTATTTGACATTGGACAGAATGATTTGGCTGGTTCATTTGAATATCTTTCTTACAATGAAGTTATTGCTAAAATCCCATCTATCATTGATGAAATTGACTATGCTATTCAG GGTATATATAAGCAAGGAGGAAGGAATTTCTGGGTACACAACACAGGCCCTCTAGGTTGTTTGCCTAGAATACTTTCCATAACCGAGAAGCACGCAGGTGATTTCGATGAACATGGGTGCCTTGAGCCTCTTAATACAGCTGCTAAGGAATTTAACCAACAGCTGCATGCTCTATGTGAGGAACTTAGATCCGAATTAGACGATAGCACAATTGTATATGTGGACATGTATTCCGTCAAGTATGACCTATTCGCCAATCCTGCTACTTACG GATTTGTGAATCCGCTAATGGCGTGTTGCGGGTACGGCGGAGCGCCATACAACTACAATAAAAGTGTGTCATGTGGAGTAAGTGGACACAATGTTTGTGATGGAGGATCAAAATACATAAACTGGGATGGAGTTCATTACACAGAAGCTGCAAATGCAATTGTTGCCTCCAAAATTCTCTCCACCAATTACTCTACTCCTCCTATCAACTTCAATTTCTTttgtaataaataa
- the LOC126654134 gene encoding GDSL esterase/lipase At1g09390-like isoform X1, whose translation MAMSVTEVSLLVIVVYGFLTFHVQAQCSKPPIVFAFGDSNTDTGAYFSGLGMIFGTPNGRAYFSKPSGRLSDGRLIIDFLIESVNSSYLTPYLEPLGPNFRYGVNFAFAGAATSPRFKPFSLDVQVLQFTHFRTRSPELLLKGYKELVSEEDFKDALYLFDIGQNDLAGSFEYLSYNEVIAKIPSIIDEIDYAIQGIYKQGGRNFWVHNTGPLGCLPRILSITEKHAGDFDEHGCLEPLNTAAKEFNQQLHALCEELRSELDDSTIVYVDMYSVKYDLFANPATYGFVNPLMACCGYGGAPYNYNKSVSCGVSGHNVCDGGSKYINWDGVHYTEAANAIVASKILSTNYSTPPINFNFFCNK comes from the exons ATGGCTATGAGTGTAACAGAAGTTTCGCTCCTTGTTATTGTTGTGTATGGCTTCCTTACTTTTCATGTTCAGGCTCAGTGCAGTAAGCCTCCGATTGTGTTTGCGTTCGGTGACTCTAATACTGATACCGGTGCGTATTTTTCCGGCTTGGGTATGATTTTTGGAACCCCCAATGGTCGTGCTTACTTCAGCAAGCCATCCGGTCGGTTGTCTGATGGTCGATTGATCATTGATTTCTTGA TTGAAAGTGTGAACTCTAGTTACTTGACACCATATCTTGAACCTCTGGGGCCAAATTTTAGATATGGAGTTAACTTTGCCTTTGCTGGTGCTGCTACGTCTCCTAGATTTAAACCGTTTAGCTTGGACGTTCAAGTTCTTCAGTTCACTCACTTCCGAACTCGCTCTCCAGAGCTACTATTAAAAG GATATAAGGAATTGGTTAGTGAGGAAGATTTCAAGGATGCTCTGTACTTATTTGACATTGGACAGAATGATTTGGCTGGTTCATTTGAATATCTTTCTTACAATGAAGTTATTGCTAAAATCCCATCTATCATTGATGAAATTGACTATGCTATTCAG GGTATATATAAGCAAGGAGGAAGGAATTTCTGGGTACACAACACAGGCCCTCTAGGTTGTTTGCCTAGAATACTTTCCATAACCGAGAAGCACGCAGGTGATTTCGATGAACATGGGTGCCTTGAGCCTCTTAATACAGCTGCTAAGGAATTTAACCAACAGCTGCATGCTCTATGTGAGGAACTTAGATCCGAATTAGACGATAGCACAATTGTATATGTGGACATGTATTCCGTCAAGTATGACCTATTCGCCAATCCTGCTACTTACG GATTTGTGAATCCGCTAATGGCGTGTTGCGGGTACGGCGGAGCGCCATACAACTACAATAAAAGTGTGTCATGTGGAGTAAGTGGACACAATGTTTGTGATGGAGGATCAAAATACATAAACTGGGATGGAGTTCATTACACAGAAGCTGCAAATGCAATTGTTGCCTCCAAAATTCTCTCCACCAATTACTCTACTCCTCCTATCAACTTCAATTTCTTttgtaataaataa
- the LOC126687537 gene encoding uncharacterized protein LOC126687537 produces the protein MMAAIGGGSSESEEYVYRICTGKEWEDFQKNGSTLGSDLDKSSGFIHLSKLSQVKSTLQNFFLNTTSELYLLQVDAKKLGDGLVYEIVDGVNSFPHFYGPSKSFGALPLDVVTKTEKITVSTGEFSCGLLN, from the exons ATGATGGCAGCGATCGGCGGCGGAAGCTCGGAGTCGGAGGAGTATGTATATCGGATTTGCACCGGCAAAGAATGGGAGGATTTCCAAAAAAACGGATCCACTTTAGGCTCAGATCTTGACAAATCTTCGGGCTTCATCCACCTCAGCAAGCTCAGCCAG GTGAAATCAACACTGCAGAACTTTTTTTTGAATACTACTTCGGAATTGTATCTGCTTCAAGTTGATGCCAAGAAG CTTGGAGATGGATTGGTATATGAAATTGTGGATGGTGTGAACAGTTTTCCTCATTTTTACGGGCCATCTAAAAGTTTTGGTGCTCTGCCTTTAGATGTAGTCACCAAAACAGAGAAGATCACAGTATCGACTGGCGAATTTAGTTGTGGTTTGCTGAATTGA
- the LOC126687845 gene encoding uncharacterized protein LOC126687845, whose product MQYIMEGIMEENNLAEVLDAEVVYEEEEVSEDHEIGLEELEQAPPWIDDEAIHVREELEEVNLGTSEEPQVTFVSKNLEVGLKIKLTVLLQEYKDCFAWQYSDMPGLSRTLVEHRLPIKPEFQPYRQPPRRVSKEVELKVKEEIEKLCKAGFIRPAKYSNWLANVVPVVKKNGKLRICIDFRDLNEATPKDIYAMPIADTLIDATANHSLLSFMDCFAGYNQIMVAKEDISKTAFRCPGSIGTFEWVVMPFGLRNAGATYQRAMNAIFHDLLGKTMEVYIDDVVVKSKLMKDHLKNLEEAFRRMRVHCLKLNPLKCAFDVKAGNFLGFLVHERGIEVDQNKTKAIREAKPPRNKTELQRFLGQVNYLRRFISNLAGKTKVFSELLKLKKEDVFRWETIHQEAFDEIKDYLMKPPVLMPPKKGIPLRLYISAAEGSIGCLLAQSNQDGHEQAIYYLSRSMTSTEVRYTPIMKLCLALFFACTKLRHYLLSNRVYVVSQTDLMKYMLNKPVLSGNIGKWLLSLADFHLIYHPQKSVKGQALADFLADHPCINLGDESKFDLPVFMNEHRPWMLKFDGSSTDRSAGAGIIIVSPSGAKTSLSFNLDFECTNNQSEYEALIIGLEILLDLGAKKVKIIGDSQLVIRQVSGEYKCMSYSLTSYYAIAIQLIESFEEVELVHVPREENWEADELSQLASGLRLSEELTHRLVMVQRKTHPSIFKRGVQLDIFNIDDNLVQDWRRDIKKYLENPSKKMMYKVRVRAVNYVLIEDVLYRRGFDNLLLRCLGTTEALEVMKQTHEGVCGAHQSGVKMRWLIRRHGYFWPSILKDCMTFAKGCQSCQRYGNIQRLPAAELKSVIKPWPFRGWAIDLIGKIYPPSSKNHSFIIVATDYFTKWVVAKPLVKTEQKDVIKFIKEEIIHQFGIPQSVTTDQGTMFTGKEMQEFATDYGIKLLTSTPYYAQANGQAESSNKIIINIVQKMLEENPKDWHRILSEALWAYRTSRRNATGVSPFMLTYGHDAVLPMEVVVRSLRVAKQNHLTPEDYNETMMMELENLEEGRLQALNNMIIQKKKVSKSYNKKVRPKTFQEDELVWKLILPPGTKDREYGKWSTNWEGPFLVHKVMKGNAYWLSSLEGEPHRKFINGKYLKKYTPTIWEKYNLEMT is encoded by the coding sequence ATGCAGTACATTATGGAAGGAATTATGGAGGAAAACAACTTGGCAGAGGTTCTAGATGCTGAAGTGGTttacgaagaagaagaagtttctGAAGATCATGAGATTGGCTTGGAGGAGCTAGAACAAGCACCTCCTTGGATAGATGATGAAGCCATCCATGTTAGAGAGGAGTTAGAAGAAGTGAATCTTGGAACCTCTGAGGAACCTCAGGTAACTTTTGTTAGTAAAAACCTAGAGGttggtttaaaaataaaattaactgtACTCTTGCAGGAATACAAAGATTGCTTTGCATGGCAATATTCTGATATGCCGGGGTTAAGCAGGACATTGGTAGAACATCGGCTTCCTATTAAGCCCGAGTTTCAGCCATACCGCCAACCTCCAAGAAGAGTGTCAAAAGAAGTTGAATTAAAGGTAAAAgaggaaattgaaaaattgtgtaAAGCAGGCTTTATTAGGCCTGCTAAATATAGTAATTGGTTAGCAAATGTTGTTCCAGTGGTTAAAAAGAATGGAAAACTTAGAATATGCATAGACTTTAGGGACTTAAATGAAGCAACTCCTAAAGATATTTATGCTATGCCAATTGCTGACACTCTTATTGATGCTACAGCTAATCATTCTCTTTTGTCTTTTATGGATTGTTTTGCTGGATATAACCAGATTATGGTGGCTAAAGAagacatctccaaaacggcATTTAGATGTCCAGGATCTATTGGGACATTTGAATGGGTGGTCATGCCGTTTGGTTTACGTAATGCTGGtgcaacatatcagagggctATGAATGCCATCTTCCACGACCTCTTAGGTAAAACTATGGAGGTTTATATTGATGATGTTGttgtaaaatcaaaactaatgaAAGATCATTTGAAAAATCTAGAGGAAGCATTTAGGAGGATGAGAGTTCACTGTTTAAAACTCAATCCTCTGAAATGCGCCTTTGATGTAAAAGCCGGAaattttttggggtttttggtcCATGAAAGAGGCATTGAAGTggaccaaaacaaaaccaaagctaTTCGAGAAGCTAAACCGCCTAGAAATAAAACAGAACTTCAGAGGTTTCTTGGGCAGGTTAATTACTTAAGGAGATTTATATCTAATCTTGCAGGAAAAACAAAAGTGTTCTCAGAActgttgaaattaaaaaaagaggaTGTCTTCAGATGGGAAACCATCCATCAAGAGGCTTTTGATGAAATTAAAGATTATCTAATGAAGCCTCCTGTATTGATGCCTCCAAAAAAGGGTATACCTCTGAGGTTGTACATTTCAGCAGCCGAAGGTTCAATTGGGTGTCTGCTAGCCCAGAGCAACCAAGATGGACATGAACAGGCTATTTATTATTTGAGCCGTTCGATGACATCTACAGAGGTTAGATACACTCCTATCATGAAATTGTGTCTGGCTTTGTTTTTTGCCTGCACTAAGTTAAGACACTATCTGCTTAGTAATAGAGTCTATGTGGTGTCTCAAACCGACTTGATGAAATATATGCTAAACAAACCTGTTTTATCAGGAAATATTGGAAAGTGGTTATTAAGTTTGGCAGACTTTCATTTGATTTATCATCCCCAGAAGTCGGTCAAAGGTCAGGCTCTAGCAGATTTCCTAGCCGACCATCCATGTATAAACCTAGGAGATGAAAGTAAATTTGACTTACCGGTTTTTATGAATGAACATAGACCTTGGATGCTTAAATTTGATGGGTCTAGTACAGATAGGTCTGCGGGTGCTGGAATCATAATAGTATCACCTTCTGGAGCTAAGACCTCCTTGTCTTTTAATCTTGACTTTGAATGTACAAATAATCAATCTGAGTATGAGGCTTTGATTATTGGATTAGAAATCCTCCTAGATCTaggtgctaaaaaggtcaaaataaTTGGAGATTCTCAATTGGTTATTAGACAAGTGTCTGGCGAATATAAATGTATGAGTTACTCTTTAACTTCTTATTATGCTATTGCTATACAGTTAATAGAGAGTTTTGAAGAGGTTGAATTAGTACATGTTCCTAGAGAGGAAAATTGGGAGGCCGATGAATTATCACAGCTAGCATCTGGCCTACGTCTGTCGGAGGAGTTAACTCACCGACTAGTAATGGTACAAAGAAAAACTCacccttcaatttttaaaagaggAGTACAACtagatattttcaatattgatGATAACTTAGTACAGGATTGGAGGAGAGACATTAAAAAGTACCTGGAGAATCCTAGCAAGAAGATGATGTATAAAGTAAGAGTGAGAGCTGTTAACTACGTGCTCATAGAAGATGTTTTATACAGAAGAGGATTCGACAACCTATTGCTAAGATGCCTTGGAACTACAGAGGCACTAGAGGTCATGAAACAAACTCATGAAGGAGTTTGTGGAGCACATCAATCCGGAGTGAAAATGAGATGGCTGATCCGAAGACATGGTTACTTCTGGCCATCAATCCTAAAAGATTGCATGACTTTTGCAAAGGGTTGTCAATCGTGCCAAAGGTATGGAAACATACAAAGACTTCCAGCTGCTGAGTTGAAGTCTGTCATCAAACCATGGCCATTCAGAGGTTGGGCCATAGATTTGATAGGTAAAATATATCCTCCATCTTCTAAAAATCACAGTTTCATAATTGTAGCTACTGATTACTTTACCAAATGGGTAGTCGCTAAGCCATTGGTAAAGACAGAGCAAAAAgatgttattaaatttattaaagaggAAATTATTCATCAATTTGGAATTCCACAATCAGTAACTACTGACCAGGGCACAATGTTCACTGGTAAGGAGATGCAAGAATTTGCCActgattatggaataaaattattgacCTCTACACCTTATTATGCTCAGGCCAATGGCCAAGCTGAatcttctaataaaattatcatcaaCATAGTTCAAAAAATGTTGGAAGAAAATCCAAAGGATTGGCATCGGATTTTATCAGAAGCACTCTGGGCATATCGCACCTCTAGGCGAAATGCTACAGGAGTAAGTCCATTTATGCTAACCTATGGTCATGATGCAGTGTTACCCATGGAGGTGGTGGTGAGGTCATTGAGAGTAGCTAAGCAGAATCATTTGACTCCAGAAGATTACAATGAAACCATGATGATGGAGTTAGAAAATCTAGAAGAAGGGAGACTTCAGGCTTTAAACAATATGATAATACAGAAGAAAAAAGTCTCCAAAAGCTACAACAAGAAAGTTAGACCTAAGACATTTCAAGAAGATGAGCTAGTATGGAAGTTGATCTTACCCCCTGGTACTAAAGATAGAGAATATGGGAAATGGTCTACTAATTGGGAAGGGCCATTCTTAGTCCACAAGGTGATGAAGGGGAATGCGTACTGGCTATCAAGTTTAGAGGGTGAGCCTCatagaaaatttattaatgGAAAGTACTTGAAGAAATACACCCCCACCATCTGGGAGAAATACAACTTAGAAATGActtaa